CAAGGGCACGGGCTTCCAGCCCCTGCAGGCGCCGGCGATCAAGGACGAACTGCCGCTGGCCGCCGTCGAGGCGTTCTCGATCGACGATTCCAGCACCACCGAGATCGACGACGCGCTCTCGGTGCAGGGCCTGGGCAGCGGCACGGTCGTCGTGGGCATCCACATCGCCGCGCCGGGCCTGGCGCTGGCGCCTGGTGCCGTGCTCGACGGCGTGGCGCGGCAGCGCCTGTCCACGGTCTACATGCCGGGCTACAAGATCACCATGCTGCCCGACGAGGTGGTGCAGGCCTACACGCTGCAGGAAGGCCGCGAGTGCCCCTCGGTATCGCTGTACGCCACCTTCGACGAGAAGACCCTGGAGCTGAAAGGCACGCAGACCCGCCTGGAGCGGGTGCCGATCACCTGGAACCTGCGGCACGACCAGCTCGATTCGGCCGTGAGCGAAGAGTGGCTGCAAGGCGGCCACGCCGACGTTAACCATCCGGTGCATGCGCTGCGCGATCCGCTGTCGCTGCTGTACCGGCTGGCGTTGCACCTGAAGGCGCAGCGCGAGCAGGTGCGCGGCAAGCCCGAGAACTTCACGCGGCCGGACTACAACTTCCGGCTGCTGGGCCACGACGGCAGCGAGCCCTCCGGCGATGAAAAAGTCGAGATCAGCGTGCGCCGGCGCGGCGCCCCGCTGGACCTGATCGTGTCGGAGGCGATGATCCTGGCCAACAGCAGCTGGGGCAGCTGGCTGGCCGAACTGGGCGTGCCGGCGATCTACCGCAGCCAGGCGAGCCTGGCGCCCGGCGTCAAGGTGCGCATGGGGACCAAGGCGCTGCCGCACGCCGGCATCGGCGTCAAGAGCTACGCCTGGAGCACCTCGCCGCTGCGCCGCTACACCGACCTGGTGAACCAGTGGCAGATCATCGCCGCCGCCCGCCACGGCCGCACCGCGGCGCTCGCGGCGCCGTTCAAACCCAAGGACGCGGAGCTGTTTTCCATCATCTCCGCCTTCGATTCGGCCTACAGCGCCTACAACGGGCACCAGGCCGGAATGGAACGCTTCTGGACGCTGCAATACCTGCGCCAGCAAGGCATCACCGAGATCGAGGGTGTGATGTTCCGCGATGGCCTGGTGCGTGCCGACGACCTGCCGCTGGTGCTGGGCGTGCTGGGAGGCTCACAGCTTCCGCGCGGCGCGCGGGTGCGGGTGGCGCTCGGCGAGGTCGACCTGATCTCGCTCGATGTGAAGGGCACCGTCACGCAGCATCTCGAGGAGGCGCCACAAGCGCTGGAGGCCGAGGAGGAAGGCGAGGACGAACCCGTCGCCGGCCCGATTGCCATCGCGGTGGATGTCAACGACATTGAAGAACAAAATAGCGTCTCGTGAACCTGCGCTCGCCCAGTCTTTCATCGCTTCGTTCGCTCAGCACCCTGCAGATCGCGCTCGGCATCTCGTTCGCCATCCACGCAGGGCTGCTCACTTTCCGCTTCGTGGACCCGGAGGGCTTCAACCGCGTCTTCGAGGACAGTCCGCTGGAAGTGATCCTGGTCAATGCCAACACCAACGAGCGGCCGGACAAGGCGCAGGCCATCGCGCAGGCCTCGCTGGCCGGCGGCGGTGAGGCGCAGAAGGGCCGCGCCACTTCACCGCTGCCGCCCTCGGCGCTGACCTCGATCGGCGACTCGGCCGAGGACATGCAGCGGCAGGCCGAGATGCAGATGCTGCAGCAGCAGACGCTGCTGCTGGCGCAGAAGCGGCAGGAGGTGCTGGCGATGAAGCCGCCGGAGCTGTCGCAGGTCAACAAGACCGAGGTCGCAGCCTTCGAGGAAAAGCGCAAGCACCAGCTGAAGATCCTGGCCGAGATCGAGCGGCGGATCAGCGAGGAGAACGCGCGCCCGCGCAAGCGCTACGTCACGCCGGCCACGCGCGAGGAAGTGTTCGCCATCTACTACGACATGCTGCGCCGCAAGATCGAGGACAAGGGCACCCGCAACTTCCCCGAGGTGGCCGGCAAGCGGCTCTACGGGCAGCTGGTGGTGCAGGTCACCGTGGGCTT
Above is a window of Ramlibacter tataouinensis DNA encoding:
- a CDS encoding ribonuclease catalytic domain-containing protein, coding for MFVLFEEAGKFLAGRVLSEAESSAQVELDSGKRVKVKAASMLLKFDRPSPAELLRDAQQLAEGIELDLAWEFAPEEEFGFADLARDYFSAQATTAQQAAALLRLFEAPHYFRRIGKGRFRKAPAEIVQQALAAIEKKKQVQAQISAWAQELAAGSCPAPIREQLYRILFKPDKNSPEYKAVVEAARASHAAPLALLQDAGAIDSAYQFHWKRFLFDNFPKGTGFQPLQAPAIKDELPLAAVEAFSIDDSSTTEIDDALSVQGLGSGTVVVGIHIAAPGLALAPGAVLDGVARQRLSTVYMPGYKITMLPDEVVQAYTLQEGRECPSVSLYATFDEKTLELKGTQTRLERVPITWNLRHDQLDSAVSEEWLQGGHADVNHPVHALRDPLSLLYRLALHLKAQREQVRGKPENFTRPDYNFRLLGHDGSEPSGDEKVEISVRRRGAPLDLIVSEAMILANSSWGSWLAELGVPAIYRSQASLAPGVKVRMGTKALPHAGIGVKSYAWSTSPLRRYTDLVNQWQIIAAARHGRTAALAAPFKPKDAELFSIISAFDSAYSAYNGHQAGMERFWTLQYLRQQGITEIEGVMFRDGLVRADDLPLVLGVLGGSQLPRGARVRVALGEVDLISLDVKGTVTQHLEEAPQALEAEEEGEDEPVAGPIAIAVDVNDIEEQNSVS
- a CDS encoding energy transducer TonB gives rise to the protein MNLRSPSLSSLRSLSTLQIALGISFAIHAGLLTFRFVDPEGFNRVFEDSPLEVILVNANTNERPDKAQAIAQASLAGGGEAQKGRATSPLPPSALTSIGDSAEDMQRQAEMQMLQQQTLLLAQKRQEVLAMKPPELSQVNKTEVAAFEEKRKHQLKILAEIERRISEENARPRKRYVTPATREEVFAIYYDMLRRKIEDKGTRNFPEVAGKRLYGQLVVQVTVGFNGQVTEALIERSSGNPTLDRRAQAIAKSAGPFGTVPAKVQATLGKSGYNRLAFIQTFTFARDGTLETKLVERQGT